From one Dermacentor variabilis isolate Ectoservices chromosome 3, ASM5094787v1, whole genome shotgun sequence genomic stretch:
- the ida gene encoding anaphase promoting complex subunit 5 ida, translating to MPAVIMDNGLWMPSALTSPPKDTITAHKLSLLVLVSEYCRVKMRRHVEPHEEPWTHTSQHCRDFAVLSLKLLQSPDITFSDLLAALRPVLHPKTLDLFTNELAIIRDAGVAGIMDYAPNLDNLLADPVAATPAVLHKSSVLGLFVRRMLLALDKLNFSGLVNLHKSFCSYYDEGLRRPEMAAFEEGDLGARPAATQRQADLFLAQQVMLMQLNEKAALPPPQLQRRINELLAGSKDLFEAHYLSFLNCLAVREYSGADDSLRHYFDRAVPAAPETKGTAEDSGSTRNLRYASFNLATLHSKMGHRGEALIALREAVTLAQDANDSAFLQHALSFLCRLQGSRCDPSQLRCLITRASELGLHSVASFGIQALARVEGEAGIAPSTVFELLGKSDLLNCQHAMSEPAGTALAERAALWAFYGFQSLSQLQSQWLLHASRGDPLRAAGVQPLGEVAALALRNLAVAFTWQGHYQNAKDVLNFAKSLFPQYSDSYKTLKLCHLITSFNVALFQAYWPLVEKLASGIRVLDRYEGNLCRARSLLWQGHFTAALDLINTLFKECCDEGKDFVGCVPHFKGRLYHLKAELFIEASQPMLAIPVLCKGLMHAEKHHLAYVRAMLVVLMAEVQFQIGLPGHASTLLDEVVTIILSHGSLADIGQLCLLRAKCAFSSKGVEAAGEAVKLATMALDTYIKVQLKKGIRDAAYWLALTCNAVGLEEQRNAAAQRFRQVDEEMAEKLLYVV from the coding sequence ATGCCAGCCGTAATCATGGACAATGGGCTGTGGATGCCATCGGCTCTCACCAGCCCTCCAAAGGACACCATCACCGCTCACAAACTCTCCTTGCTCGTGCTCGTGTCGGAGTACTGTCGCGTCAAGATGCGTCGGCACGTCGAGCCGCACGAGGAGCCGTGGACGCACACGAGTCAGCACTGCCGGGACTTCGCCGTCCTCTCTTTGAAGCTCCTGCAGAGTCCCGACATAACGTTTAGCGATTTGCTCGCCGCGCTGCGTCCCGTACTGCACCCGAAAACGCTAGACCTCTTCACCAACGAGCTGGCCATTATCCGCGACGCCGGCGTCGCAGGGATCATGGACTACGCTCCAAATCTCGACAACTTGCTCGCCGATCCGGTCGCGGCCACGCCCGCCGTGCTTCACAAGAGCAGCGTCTTGGGACTGTTTGTGCGGCGGATGCTCCTTGCCCTGGACAAACTGAACTTCAGCGGACTCGTCAATCTGCACAAGAGCTTCTGTTCGTACTACGACGAAGGCTTGAGGCGACCAGAGATGGCGGCGTTCGAAGAAGGCGACCTCGGGGCGCGACCGGCGGCGACGCAGCGCCAGGCCGATCTGTTCCTGGCGCAGCAGGTGATGCTGATGCAGCTCAATGAAAAGGCCGCCctgccaccgccgcagctgcagcGACGTATCAACGAGCTTCTGGCCGGCAGCAAAGACCTCTTCGAAGCCCACTACCTCAGTTTCCTCAACTGCCTCGCCGTTCGCGAGTACAGCGGCGCCGACGACAGCTTGCGGCATTACTTCGACCGCGCCGTGCCAGCGGCGCCCGAGACCAAAGGCACAGCCGAAGACAGTGGCTCGACTCGCAACCTTCGCTACGCGTCGTTCAACCTGGCCACGCTGCACTCGAAGATGGGCCACCGCGGCGAAGCCCTGATCGCCCTGCGCGAAGCGGTCACCCTCGCGCAGGACGCCAACGACTCCGCCTTTCTGCAGCACGCGCTGTCCTTCCTCTGCCGACTTCAGGGCAGCCGCTGCGACCCGTCTCAGCTGCGCTGTCTCATCACACGCGCCTCCGAGCTGGGCCTGCACAGCGTCGCCTCGTTCGGCATACAGGCGCTCGCGCGCGTCGAAGGCGAAGCCGGCATCGCGCCCAGCACCGTTTTCGAGTTGCTAGGCAAAAGCGACCTCCTCAACTGCCAGCACGCAATGTCCGAGCCGGCTGGCACGGCTCTCGCGGAGCGCGCGGCGCTCTGGGCCTTCTACGGATTTCAGTCCCTTTCACAGCTGCAGTCGCAGTGGCTGCTGCACGCCTCCCGAGGAGATCCACTGAGGGCCGCGGGCGTGCAGCCCCTGGGAGAAGTAGCAGCCCTGGCTCTACGCAATCTGGCCGTCGCTTTCACATGGCAGGGTCACTACCAGAACGCCAAGGACGTGCTGAACTTTGCCAAGTCACTGTTCCCGCAGTACTCGGACTCGTACAAAACGCTCAAGTTGTGTCACCTCATCACCTCCTTTAACGTGGCCCTCTTTCAGGCGTACTGGCCATTGGTGGAGAAACTCGCATCGGGCATTCGAGTCCTGGATCGCTACGAGGGCAACCTCTGCCGGGCGCGCTCCCTTCTTTGGCAGGGCCACTTCACCGCAGCTTTAGACTTGATCAACACATTATTCAAGGAATGTTGTGATGAAGGAAAAGACTTTGTTGGATGTGTACCCCACTTTAAAGGCCGATTGTATCACTTGAAGGCAGAGCTCTTCATTGAAGCTTCACAGCCCATGCTTGCCATTCCTGTTCTCTGCAAAGGTCTTATGCATGCTGAGAAGCATCACTTGGCCTACGTTCGAGCCATGCTTGTTGTACTGATGGCAGAAGTTCAGTTCCAGATTGGCCTCCCAGGACATGCGAGCACCCTTCTTGATGAAGTGGTAACAATAATCCTGTCTCATGGCAGCCTTGCAGACATTGGACAGCTGTGCCTTTTGCGTGCAAAGTGCGCATTTTCTAGCAAGGGGGTAGAGGCAGCCGGTGAAGCAGTCAAACTTGCGACAATGGCGCTAGACACTTATATAAAGGTGCAGCTCAAGAAGGGCATAAGAGACGCAGCCTACTGGCTTGCTTTGACTTGCAATGCGGTTGGGCTGGAGGAGCAACGAAATGCAGCTGCCCAGCGATTTCGTCAGGTTgatgaagaaatggcagaaaaatTGTTGTATGTTGTataa